A single Candidatus Margulisiibacteriota bacterium DNA region contains:
- a CDS encoding aldolase catalytic domain-containing protein → MYRPEIKVVDCTIRDGGLINEHKFEDKLVKAVYKAASLAGVDYVELGYRLSKKMYSCEKFGPSKFCDETFLKQMVDGVKNGAKIATMVDIGRVELDQIPAKKDSVVDLMRVACYVKDVDKAIEYVKHFTDKGYETTINVMAISTALQPDLEEALEQLAQCRAKAVYVVDSYGALYSEQIHFLVKLYKKYLQPKGIEVGIHTHNNRQLAFANTIEAIRKGANWLDASIFGIGRGPGNCTLELLLTFLKNPKFKLDPILEIIEKEFLPLREKMEWGYIIPYMITGVLNQHPRAAIALRNSKDKDKYVDFYHTLIGDTDLV, encoded by the coding sequence ATGTACAGACCTGAGATCAAAGTGGTTGACTGCACTATCCGCGACGGCGGATTGATAAACGAGCACAAGTTCGAGGACAAGCTTGTTAAGGCGGTTTATAAGGCCGCGTCGTTGGCCGGAGTGGACTATGTTGAGCTCGGATACCGGCTTAGCAAAAAGATGTATTCTTGCGAAAAATTCGGGCCCAGCAAGTTCTGCGACGAGACCTTCCTAAAACAAATGGTCGACGGGGTAAAGAATGGCGCTAAGATAGCCACAATGGTTGATATCGGACGTGTAGAACTTGACCAGATACCTGCAAAAAAAGACAGTGTTGTGGACCTGATGAGGGTGGCCTGTTATGTGAAGGATGTAGACAAGGCAATTGAATATGTCAAACATTTTACCGACAAGGGCTATGAAACTACGATAAATGTCATGGCTATTTCCACGGCCCTGCAGCCGGACCTAGAAGAAGCCCTTGAGCAGCTGGCGCAGTGCCGTGCCAAGGCGGTCTATGTGGTGGACAGCTACGGAGCCCTTTATTCGGAGCAGATACATTTTCTTGTTAAGCTTTACAAAAAATACCTTCAGCCCAAAGGAATAGAAGTGGGTATCCATACGCATAACAACAGACAGCTTGCGTTCGCGAACACCATAGAAGCCATACGCAAAGGCGCCAACTGGCTTGATGCCTCGATATTCGGCATCGGCAGGGGGCCTGGAAACTGCACCCTGGAACTTCTGCTAACTTTTCTCAAGAACCCAAAGTTCAAACTCGATCCTATTCTTGAAATAATCGAGAAAGAATTCCTTCCCCTGCGGGAAAAAATGGAATGGGGGTACATTATCCCTTATATGATAACCGGCGTTCTGAATCAGCACCCAAGGGCAGCTATTGCCCTGCGCAACAGCAAGGACAAGGATAAATATGTCGATTTTTACCACACTCTGATAGGGGACACCGATCTGGTGTAA
- a CDS encoding EFR1 family ferrodoxin (N-terminal region resembles flavodoxins. C-terminal ferrodoxin region binds two 4Fe-4S clusters.), which translates to MKTNIYYFSSTGNSLSVARDIAKGLDEAHVVPIHKVMKYELDMSADAIGIVFPVYMWGLPLIVVEFLKKFQNITGKYIFAAATYGGFPAYTLQQAADQLKGQGTKLDLGAAIRMPGNYTPMYGAKPKKTQEAYFKKEKEKVKGIVELIKLKKSGPIDKNPLLVNALFSGLLYNFGIKTVSKADSQYYADQKCDGCGICAKVCPVSNIRMENNKPVWLHNCQHCLACLQWCPAEAVQCGKSTVKRKRYHHPDVKLADFIN; encoded by the coding sequence ATGAAGACCAACATCTATTACTTCAGTTCTACCGGAAATTCTTTATCTGTGGCAAGGGATATTGCAAAGGGGCTTGACGAGGCCCATGTTGTGCCCATCCACAAAGTAATGAAGTATGAGCTTGATATGTCCGCCGATGCTATCGGCATAGTGTTTCCCGTGTATATGTGGGGCCTTCCCCTCATAGTCGTGGAATTCCTGAAAAAATTCCAAAACATTACCGGCAAATACATTTTTGCCGCAGCGACCTATGGAGGTTTTCCTGCCTACACGCTGCAGCAGGCTGCGGACCAGTTAAAGGGACAGGGGACAAAACTGGACCTGGGGGCCGCAATACGCATGCCTGGCAATTACACCCCGATGTATGGAGCAAAACCAAAAAAAACCCAGGAAGCTTATTTTAAAAAAGAGAAAGAAAAAGTCAAAGGGATAGTTGAGCTCATAAAACTGAAAAAAAGCGGCCCCATTGATAAGAACCCGCTTCTTGTTAACGCTCTTTTTTCGGGCCTGCTTTATAACTTCGGCATCAAGACGGTCTCAAAGGCGGACTCGCAGTACTATGCCGACCAAAAATGCGACGGCTGCGGGATCTGTGCTAAGGTCTGTCCTGTGTCCAATATAAGGATGGAGAACAATAAACCGGTCTGGCTTCACAACTGCCAGCACTGCCTGGCGTGCCTGCAGTGGTGCCCCGCAGAAGCTGTTCAGTGCGGCAAGTCCACCGTAAAGCGCAAAAGATATCATCACCCCGATGTTAAATTGGCGGATTTTATCAATTAA
- a CDS encoding cache domain-containing protein — protein MKKALPFFAALLLMLLGLYFYSLRNAGQDRVIKEETLKAAAMLQQIYEQYQKQGLGLEQAKKLGADRLRGIRYGSDKSGYFWADTVDGLNIVHLDRRNMEGKMRIDYNINGIYYIRELIKQGLKSGGGYTDYYFPKPGQMAPSKKRAFTILFKPFNWIIGTGYYL, from the coding sequence ATGAAGAAAGCTCTTCCTTTTTTTGCGGCGCTTTTGCTTATGCTGCTTGGGCTCTATTTTTATTCGCTGCGCAATGCCGGGCAGGACAGGGTGATAAAGGAAGAAACCCTTAAGGCCGCGGCGATGCTTCAGCAAATCTATGAACAGTATCAAAAGCAGGGGCTTGGCCTGGAGCAGGCAAAAAAACTGGGGGCCGACAGGCTGCGCGGCATCCGGTACGGAAGCGATAAAAGCGGGTATTTTTGGGCAGATACCGTTGATGGGCTTAACATAGTTCATCTTGACCGCAGGAACATGGAAGGGAAAATGAGGATAGACTATAACATAAACGGGATCTACTATATCAGGGAACTGATAAAACAGGGGCTTAAAAGCGGCGGCGGTTATACTGATTACTATTTTCCAAAGCCGGGGCAGATGGCGCCCTCAAAAAAAAGAGCCTTCACCATTTTGTTCAAGCCGTTCAACTGGATAATAGGAACGGGATATTATCTGTGA